One genomic region from Nocardia vinacea encodes:
- a CDS encoding ABC transporter ATP-binding protein, translating to MSQVKLALTGVRKQFPVRGSNEEFTAIEDISLELRDGEFLVLVGPSGSGKSTLLDLLGGLSKPSAGRILLDGKPISGPGLDRGIVFQQYALLPWRTARANIEFGLEAKGVRRRERRKIADEYLELVGLAGFGDRYPHELSGGMKQRVAIARSLAFDPEVLLMDEPFAALDAQTRESLQDELLRIWKATGKTILFITHGIDEAVYLGQRVAVLTSRPGRIKAVIDIDIDRNSGADVRSSEPFREARHQIWSQLQSEVTRAQGLERESLSATSIERKPVHV from the coding sequence ATGAGTCAGGTGAAACTCGCACTCACCGGAGTGCGCAAACAGTTCCCGGTCCGTGGGTCGAACGAGGAGTTCACCGCAATCGAGGATATTTCGCTGGAATTGCGCGATGGCGAGTTCCTGGTGCTTGTTGGCCCGAGCGGTTCCGGGAAGTCGACGCTGCTCGATCTGCTCGGCGGGCTCAGCAAGCCGAGTGCCGGGCGAATCCTGTTGGACGGCAAGCCGATCAGCGGACCCGGTCTGGACCGCGGCATCGTCTTCCAGCAGTACGCGCTGCTGCCGTGGCGCACCGCCCGGGCAAATATCGAATTCGGTTTGGAGGCGAAGGGTGTCCGACGTCGGGAACGCCGGAAGATCGCCGACGAATACCTGGAACTGGTGGGCCTGGCCGGATTCGGCGACCGATATCCGCATGAGCTGTCCGGCGGCATGAAACAGCGAGTCGCCATCGCCCGCAGCCTCGCCTTCGATCCGGAGGTGCTGCTGATGGACGAGCCGTTCGCCGCACTCGACGCCCAGACCCGGGAGTCATTGCAGGACGAACTGTTACGGATCTGGAAGGCCACCGGGAAAACGATTCTGTTCATCACCCACGGCATCGACGAGGCCGTCTACCTCGGCCAGCGAGTCGCCGTGCTGACCTCACGGCCGGGGCGGATCAAGGCGGTGATCGATATCGATATCGACCGGAACTCCGGTGCGGATGTGCGCTCCAGCGAACCCTTCCGGGAGGCACGGCACCAGATCTGGTCGCAGTTGCAAAGCGAAGTCACCCGGGCGCAGGGACTCGAACGCGAGTCGTTGTCGGCCACGAGCATCGAGAGGAAGCCGGTTCATGTCTAG
- a CDS encoding 4Fe-4S dicluster domain-containing protein, translating into MIEVVLAEACIGCDKCVDACPTNVFDRTESGIPVIARQSDCQTCFMCEAYCPTDALYVDPESTPLPPGSPIAQDQIGRYREKIGWGKGRTAGSLLAIGPRLPHGAPPPRLRH; encoded by the coding sequence ATGATCGAAGTCGTACTCGCCGAGGCCTGCATCGGCTGCGATAAATGTGTGGACGCCTGCCCCACCAACGTATTCGACCGCACCGAATCCGGAATCCCGGTCATCGCAAGGCAATCCGACTGCCAGACCTGCTTCATGTGCGAGGCCTACTGCCCGACCGACGCTCTCTACGTCGACCCCGAATCCACCCCGCTACCTCCCGGCAGCCCGATCGCCCAGGATCAGATCGGCCGCTACCGCGAGAAGATCGGCTGGGGCAAGGGTCGCACCGCGGGCAGCCTGCTCGCCATCGGCCCCCGGCTCCCCCACGGCGCGCCCCCGCCCCGCCTGCGGCACTAA
- a CDS encoding TauD/TfdA dioxygenase family protein, producing the protein MTTVSEPITTLRITPVAGHIGAEIAGVDLRAELTDQEVADITAALYEYKVLFFRDQHIGHAEHIAFSRRFGAVTPSHPYDDDAPTEFPEILAVDSRLYEKRFGIKKFTYTNQWHTDVSALINPPAASLLRAEIAPERGGDTSWTNLAAAYANLPESLRKFVEGLRAVHRFGGSRPAWNEESDYAKKVANAPLVTEHPVVRVHPVTGEKVLFVNPGFTTHIVGLSPAQSDAVLQLLFDELSNPAYTVRFRWEKGSLAFWDNRATAHLAPGDLNHLDVTRVLYRTTLEGDIPVGVNGEQSRSISGNQFTGS; encoded by the coding sequence ATGACCACTGTCAGCGAGCCCATCACCACCCTCCGGATCACGCCCGTCGCCGGACATATCGGCGCCGAGATCGCGGGCGTCGACCTGCGGGCCGAACTCACCGACCAGGAGGTCGCCGACATCACCGCGGCCCTCTACGAATACAAGGTGCTGTTCTTCCGCGACCAGCACATCGGTCACGCCGAACACATCGCCTTCTCTCGGCGATTCGGCGCCGTCACGCCGTCACATCCCTACGACGATGACGCGCCGACCGAATTCCCCGAAATTCTGGCCGTCGACAGCCGACTCTACGAAAAGCGTTTCGGCATCAAGAAATTCACCTACACCAACCAGTGGCACACCGATGTCTCCGCACTGATCAACCCGCCCGCCGCGTCGCTGCTGCGGGCCGAGATCGCCCCGGAGCGCGGTGGGGACACCAGCTGGACGAATCTCGCCGCGGCCTACGCGAACCTGCCCGAGTCGCTGCGCAAGTTCGTCGAGGGGCTGCGGGCCGTGCACCGGTTCGGCGGCAGCCGTCCGGCATGGAACGAGGAAAGCGACTACGCCAAGAAGGTCGCCAATGCCCCGCTGGTGACCGAACATCCCGTCGTGCGCGTGCACCCGGTGACCGGCGAGAAGGTGCTCTTCGTCAACCCCGGTTTCACCACCCACATCGTCGGGCTGAGCCCGGCCCAGAGCGACGCGGTACTCCAGCTGCTGTTCGACGAACTGTCGAACCCGGCCTACACCGTCCGATTCCGTTGGGAAAAGGGCAGCCTGGCGTTCTGGGACAACCGCGCCACCGCCCACCTGGCCCCGGGCGACCTCAACCACCTCGATGTCACCCGCGTGCTGTACCGCACCACACTCGAGGGCGACATCCCGGTCGGCGTAAACGGCGAGCAGTCGCGCTCGATTTCCGGCAATCAGTTCACCGGGTCCTGA
- a CDS encoding ABC transporter permease — protein sequence MSSAVQVVEKSRPVVIRSRAESAPTRKVDVSRVVRAVALLAWRIFKPTFAIGLLVAIWEAAPRLGLVDEVFLPPFSTVAQAFIDLVQSGQMWEHVSTSLTRSATGFSLALAVAIPVGVAIAWYRPVADFLNPILELFRNTAALALLPVFILILGIGETSKIALVVYASFFPILLNTITGVRTVDPLLIKSAVSLGFSPIRLFQKVILPAAVPSIFTGVRMAAASSILVLIAAEMVGARAGLGYLITAAQQNFQIPNMYAGIIAISLLGLSFNGLLVALERHLSRWRAEPSR from the coding sequence ATGTCTAGCGCAGTGCAAGTCGTCGAGAAGTCACGGCCGGTTGTCATCCGCAGCCGGGCCGAGTCCGCGCCGACACGGAAAGTCGACGTGTCGCGGGTAGTGCGGGCGGTCGCGCTGCTGGCGTGGCGAATCTTCAAGCCCACCTTCGCCATCGGCCTGCTGGTCGCGATATGGGAGGCGGCGCCCCGGCTCGGTTTGGTGGACGAGGTCTTCCTGCCGCCGTTTTCGACCGTCGCGCAGGCCTTCATCGATCTGGTGCAGAGCGGTCAGATGTGGGAGCACGTCTCGACGAGCCTGACGCGGTCGGCGACCGGATTTTCGCTCGCGCTCGCAGTGGCCATTCCGGTCGGTGTCGCCATCGCCTGGTATCGACCGGTGGCCGACTTTCTGAACCCGATCCTCGAATTGTTCCGCAATACCGCGGCACTGGCGCTGTTGCCCGTGTTCATCCTGATCCTGGGCATCGGGGAGACCTCCAAGATCGCGCTCGTGGTGTACGCGAGCTTCTTCCCGATCCTGTTGAACACCATCACCGGTGTGCGCACCGTGGACCCGCTGCTGATCAAATCCGCCGTGTCGCTCGGCTTCTCGCCGATTCGGCTGTTCCAGAAGGTGATCCTGCCCGCTGCGGTGCCATCGATCTTCACCGGCGTGCGAATGGCGGCGGCGTCCTCGATCCTGGTGCTCATCGCCGCCGAAATGGTCGGTGCCCGTGCCGGACTCGGCTATCTGATCACCGCGGCCCAGCAGAACTTCCAGATCCCGAATATGTATGCGGGCATCATCGCCATCTCGCTACTCGGGCTGAGTTTCAACGGCCTACTCGTCGCTCTCGAACGCCACCTGTCCCGGTGGCGCGCCGAGCCCTCCCGTTAA
- a CDS encoding LLM class flavin-dependent oxidoreductase, with amino-acid sequence MSLPRKQFHLNAFLMGVGHHEAAWRHPRTEERRVLDVRHFQELGRIAERGKLDSVFFADGLAVGPRIKRNTLAVFEPVTLLAAIAAATERVGLIATASTTYNEPFNLARKFASLDHISSGRAGWNIVTSGNEDEALNFGFDAIPEHARRYERAQEFVDVTVRLWDSWESSAIVLDPDEGVFADPDKVHTIDYASDRFRVRGPLNSPRSPQGRPLLVQAGSSESGKDFAAHYAEAVFTAQRSLAEGQAFYRDLKARLPRYGRSADELKVLPGLVPFIADTREEALALEQEFTDLISPDYALRQLSALLGVDLTEHALDAPLPPLPAESEIEGGKSRFTLVKELAEREKLTVRQLIGKLGGGRGHRTLAGTPTDIADELQSWFENGAADGFNIMPPYLPGGLEDFVDRVVPILQERGLFRTDYTATTLRGHYGLAPVESQFAQVRTELGA; translated from the coding sequence ATGTCGTTACCCCGCAAGCAATTCCACCTCAATGCCTTCCTGATGGGCGTCGGACATCACGAGGCGGCCTGGCGGCACCCCCGGACCGAGGAGCGCCGCGTACTGGATGTGCGGCATTTTCAGGAGCTCGGCCGGATCGCCGAACGCGGCAAACTCGACTCGGTCTTCTTCGCCGACGGGTTGGCCGTCGGACCGCGGATCAAGCGCAATACCCTCGCCGTATTCGAGCCGGTCACCTTGCTTGCCGCGATCGCTGCGGCGACCGAACGGGTCGGGCTCATCGCGACGGCGTCGACCACCTACAACGAACCGTTCAACCTGGCCCGCAAATTCGCCTCACTCGATCACATCAGCAGCGGTCGGGCGGGCTGGAATATCGTCACCTCGGGCAACGAGGACGAGGCCTTGAACTTCGGCTTCGACGCCATTCCCGAACATGCCAGACGCTACGAGCGGGCACAGGAGTTCGTGGATGTCACCGTGCGGCTCTGGGACAGCTGGGAGTCCTCGGCGATCGTGCTCGATCCGGACGAGGGCGTCTTCGCCGACCCGGACAAAGTGCACACCATCGACTACGCCAGTGATCGGTTCCGGGTACGCGGCCCGCTGAATTCGCCGCGCAGCCCACAGGGGCGCCCGCTGCTGGTGCAGGCCGGATCGTCGGAGAGCGGTAAGGATTTCGCCGCGCACTACGCCGAGGCCGTGTTCACCGCGCAGCGCTCGCTCGCGGAGGGGCAGGCGTTCTATCGGGATCTGAAGGCGCGGCTGCCGAGGTACGGTCGCTCGGCCGATGAACTGAAGGTGCTGCCCGGTCTGGTGCCGTTCATCGCTGACACCCGCGAAGAAGCACTCGCCCTCGAACAGGAATTCACCGACCTCATCTCACCGGATTACGCCCTGCGGCAACTGTCTGCGCTGCTCGGCGTCGATCTCACCGAACACGCACTCGACGCACCACTGCCGCCGCTGCCCGCGGAGAGCGAAATCGAGGGCGGAAAGAGCAGATTCACGCTGGTCAAGGAACTCGCCGAGCGCGAGAAACTCACGGTGCGCCAGCTCATCGGCAAACTGGGCGGCGGGCGCGGGCACCGGACCCTCGCAGGCACACCCACCGATATCGCCGACGAACTGCAGTCCTGGTTCGAGAACGGCGCCGCCGACGGCTTCAACATCATGCCGCCGTATCTGCCGGGTGGCCTCGAGGACTTCGTGGACCGGGTGGTCCCGATCCTGCAGGAGCGCGGCCTGTTCCGCACCGACTACACCGCGACGACGCTGCGCGGGCACTACGGGCTGGCACCGGTGGAAAGCCAATTCGCCCAGGTACGAACCGAACTCGGCGCATGA
- a CDS encoding family 1 glycosylhydrolase: MRSPSSRHILVTLVAGTAALMAGGPTPAIAQPAPPAQVQPLGSDFLWGVAASGYQSEGYAPDSNWSRYVAAGKTDDPYLESVDFYHRYRSDIDLAAQLGVKVYRIGIKWARVQPRPGEWDEAGLRFYDNVIAAITAAGMRPMLTIDHWVYPGWEVDRGGWSNPNIVEDWLANARAVVDRYAAADPLWVTFNEPAAYIMNETSHGGLSPADIPVMQDRIAQAHNAIYDYIHAVQPGAMVTSNVAYIPAGEDAVNGSFINTVAAKLDYIGIDYYYGASPDTVTKLSFSQLWNNPLEPEGIYYALQHYSRKFPGRPLYIVENGMPTENGMPRADGYTRADDLRDTVYWLQRAKADGMNLIGYNYWSLTDNYEWGSYTPRFGLYTVDVRTDPTLTRKPTDAVPAYTAITHQDGVTPDYRPTRAPKPCSFVDAAASCADPVTVPR; encoded by the coding sequence ATGCGATCGCCGAGTAGTCGCCATATCTTGGTCACACTGGTGGCCGGCACTGCCGCCTTGATGGCCGGTGGTCCAACGCCCGCGATAGCACAGCCCGCGCCGCCGGCGCAGGTGCAGCCGCTCGGTTCGGACTTTCTCTGGGGTGTCGCCGCATCGGGATATCAGTCCGAAGGCTATGCACCGGATAGCAATTGGTCCCGGTACGTGGCCGCAGGCAAGACGGACGACCCCTATCTGGAGTCCGTCGACTTCTACCATCGCTACCGGTCCGATATCGATCTGGCCGCGCAACTCGGCGTCAAGGTCTATCGAATCGGCATCAAGTGGGCGCGCGTGCAGCCGCGGCCGGGCGAATGGGATGAGGCCGGACTTCGCTTCTACGACAATGTGATCGCCGCGATCACGGCGGCCGGGATGCGCCCGATGCTCACCATCGATCACTGGGTGTATCCGGGCTGGGAGGTCGACCGCGGCGGCTGGTCGAATCCGAATATCGTCGAGGACTGGCTCGCCAACGCGCGCGCCGTCGTCGACCGATACGCCGCGGCCGACCCGCTGTGGGTCACCTTCAACGAACCCGCGGCCTACATCATGAACGAGACCTCGCACGGCGGCCTCTCCCCCGCCGACATTCCGGTGATGCAGGACCGAATCGCCCAGGCGCACAATGCCATCTACGACTACATCCACGCCGTGCAGCCGGGCGCCATGGTCACCAGCAACGTCGCCTACATTCCGGCTGGTGAGGATGCGGTCAACGGCTCGTTCATCAATACTGTCGCCGCGAAACTCGACTACATCGGCATCGATTACTACTACGGTGCGTCCCCCGACACCGTTACCAAGCTGAGCTTCAGCCAGCTGTGGAACAACCCCTTGGAGCCTGAGGGAATTTACTATGCCCTGCAACACTATTCACGAAAATTCCCGGGCCGGCCGCTCTATATCGTCGAGAACGGCATGCCCACCGAAAATGGCATGCCCCGAGCCGACGGCTACACCCGCGCCGACGACCTCCGCGACACTGTCTACTGGCTGCAGCGCGCCAAGGCCGACGGTATGAACCTCATCGGCTACAACTACTGGAGCCTCACCGACAACTACGAATGGGGTTCGTACACGCCACGTTTCGGCCTCTACACGGTCGACGTCCGCACCGACCCCACCCTCACCCGCAAGCCCACCGACGCCGTACCCGCCTACACCGCCATCACCCACCAGGACGGCGTTACCCCCGACTACCGCCCAACCCGCGCCCCCAAACCCTGCTCATTCGTCGACGCCGCCGCCAGTTGCGCCGACCCAGTCACCGTCCCCCGCTAG
- a CDS encoding ABC transporter substrate-binding protein, giving the protein MTLSPKTRPRFVRAVAAVLTIPAAVAVLTGCGKSEPGTNADGKAVLRYQGSTGQVSAYELADDLGYFSKIALHWEGDTTSGPANIQAAATRQIEFGSAFNGAVVKLAAGGAPVTSVLSSYGADEQSFTGYFVRDDSGINSPRDLIGKKVGINTLGAHHEFITREWLHQQGLTDQEIKQVELIVVPPANTEDALRKGQIDVAALGAVFRESAVGRGGIHALYTDKDLFGQFDYGTYVFRKDYIAQHPEAVKDFVQGTARATRWLQVTPRDEVVARFASIINKRGRNENTDLLKFWRSPGLPVPGAVIAEKELQIWIDWLVRNGDVPAGKLTAKDLYTNKDNPYANGTYGPATGPTGEVVASK; this is encoded by the coding sequence ATGACGCTGTCCCCGAAAACCAGGCCACGGTTCGTCCGTGCGGTGGCCGCCGTACTCACCATTCCCGCCGCGGTCGCGGTGCTCACCGGCTGCGGCAAATCCGAGCCGGGCACCAATGCCGACGGCAAGGCCGTATTGCGCTACCAGGGATCGACCGGCCAGGTCTCGGCATACGAACTGGCGGACGATCTCGGCTACTTCAGCAAGATCGCGCTGCACTGGGAGGGTGACACCACCAGCGGACCGGCGAATATCCAGGCCGCCGCGACCCGCCAGATCGAGTTCGGCAGCGCCTTCAACGGCGCGGTCGTCAAGTTGGCCGCGGGCGGTGCGCCCGTCACCTCGGTGCTCAGCTCGTACGGCGCGGATGAGCAGTCGTTCACCGGCTACTTCGTCCGTGACGATTCGGGCATCAACTCGCCCAGGGATCTGATCGGCAAGAAGGTCGGCATCAATACCCTTGGCGCACACCATGAATTCATCACCCGGGAATGGCTGCACCAGCAGGGGCTGACCGACCAGGAGATCAAACAGGTCGAGTTGATCGTGGTGCCGCCGGCCAATACCGAGGACGCTCTGCGCAAGGGGCAGATCGATGTCGCCGCGTTGGGCGCAGTCTTCCGGGAGAGCGCGGTCGGGCGCGGCGGTATCCACGCGCTCTACACCGATAAGGATCTGTTCGGTCAATTCGACTACGGCACTTATGTTTTCCGCAAGGATTACATCGCCCAGCACCCGGAGGCCGTCAAGGACTTCGTCCAGGGGACCGCGCGGGCGACGCGCTGGCTGCAGGTGACCCCGCGCGATGAGGTGGTCGCGCGCTTCGCCTCGATCATCAACAAGCGCGGACGCAATGAGAACACCGATCTGCTGAAATTCTGGCGGAGCCCAGGCCTCCCGGTCCCCGGTGCGGTGATCGCGGAGAAGGAACTGCAGATCTGGATCGATTGGCTGGTCCGCAACGGTGATGTGCCCGCCGGAAAGCTGACGGCGAAGGATCTGTACACCAACAAGGACAACCCGTACGCCAACGGTACCTACGGTCCGGCCACCGGACCGACCGGAGAGGTGGTCGCGTCGAAATGA
- a CDS encoding IclR family transcriptional regulator: protein MTAADQPRSGAQAVDRAIHVLNCFEGDDPELSVSELAHRAGFPVSTTYRLAQALVRGRLLEQDPATDRYRIGHGLASLARPALSRLGIDAAAPHLYALAAGIKITVSLSVADERDAVTVFQARPPVYFCPNQLPQARQPLRSSAVGQALLAFAPFVDGLDRRPAPLTDLDRVRRSGFAVEIIEREDPVRSVAVPVLGPDRQVWGALGVQARSARLNEELVRGIVPAMRQIAGRIGPLFQSTAAITDAPVELYSR from the coding sequence ATGACTGCCGCCGATCAACCCCGTTCGGGTGCCCAAGCGGTCGACCGCGCGATTCACGTACTGAACTGCTTCGAGGGCGATGATCCCGAGCTGTCGGTGAGCGAATTGGCGCATCGTGCTGGATTTCCGGTCAGCACGACTTATCGGCTGGCCCAGGCATTGGTGCGGGGCCGGTTGCTGGAGCAGGATCCGGCGACCGATCGCTATCGCATCGGACACGGGCTGGCCTCGCTGGCCCGACCCGCGCTGTCGCGGTTGGGCATCGACGCGGCCGCACCGCACCTCTACGCGCTGGCCGCAGGCATCAAGATCACCGTTAGCCTGAGCGTCGCCGACGAGCGGGACGCGGTCACGGTCTTCCAGGCGCGGCCGCCGGTGTACTTCTGCCCCAACCAGTTGCCGCAGGCCCGCCAGCCGCTGCGCTCCAGCGCCGTCGGCCAGGCCCTGCTGGCCTTCGCGCCCTTTGTCGACGGACTCGATCGACGGCCTGCGCCGCTGACAGATCTGGATCGTGTGCGGCGCAGCGGTTTCGCCGTGGAGATCATCGAGCGCGAGGATCCGGTCCGCTCGGTGGCGGTGCCGGTCCTCGGCCCCGATAGGCAGGTCTGGGGTGCGCTCGGCGTGCAGGCCCGTTCTGCGCGGCTGAACGAGGAACTGGTGCGCGGCATCGTGCCTGCTATGCGGCAGATCGCGGGCCGGATCGGGCCACTGTTCCAGTCCACCGCCGCCATCACCGATGCGCCGGTGGAGTTGTACTCACGGTGA
- a CDS encoding FAD-binding protein produces the protein MSELWQTSTDVLVIGGGPAAAWAAIHAREAGVEVTLVDKGYCGTSGATAPSGTGVWYVAPEATARANAKASREALGGHLADHYWMDRVLDQTYTNMNRLAVEGKYPFPADPATSEQLRTGVQGPEYMRRMRAWIKRLGVRILDHSPALELLVDDAGTVRGAAGYQRQLDRDYRTTAGAVVLASGGCAFLSRALGTNVDTGDGALMAAEVGARFSGMEFSNAYAIVPKGSTITKTAYYGYATFFHEDGQVLEGAGSTKGRSVIARTLLSEKVFAQLDRADRTVQTQMRLGQPNFFLQFDRRGINPFTDRFEVDLLAEGTVRGTGGIDIVDDDCATTVPGLFAAGDAATRERICGGFTGGGSHNSAWAMSSGSWAGAGAARFALGSSRPDDAALRGAGRTGLRPSDSPTLDTAEVVEAAQAELIPFQKNYLRHGERLRPALDALDTLWERAGKELGGRTGDDRIRARQAAAITAVGRLMYESTLARTETRGMSKRADHPEQDPAQRHHILSGGLDAVWTKTAEVAS, from the coding sequence ATGAGTGAACTCTGGCAGACCAGCACCGATGTACTGGTGATCGGCGGCGGTCCGGCCGCCGCATGGGCGGCCATCCACGCGCGGGAGGCCGGCGTGGAGGTGACCCTGGTAGACAAGGGCTACTGCGGAACCAGCGGCGCGACAGCACCTTCCGGCACCGGCGTTTGGTACGTCGCCCCGGAGGCGACCGCCCGTGCCAATGCCAAGGCCAGCCGGGAGGCCCTCGGCGGCCATCTCGCCGATCACTATTGGATGGATCGGGTCCTCGATCAGACCTACACCAACATGAATCGGCTTGCCGTGGAAGGCAAGTACCCGTTTCCAGCCGACCCGGCGACCAGTGAGCAGCTGCGCACCGGGGTGCAGGGCCCGGAGTACATGCGCCGGATGCGCGCGTGGATCAAGCGGCTCGGCGTCCGGATCCTCGACCATTCACCGGCTCTCGAACTGCTCGTCGACGATGCGGGCACGGTCCGCGGCGCGGCCGGATACCAGCGTCAACTCGACCGCGACTACCGCACCACGGCGGGTGCGGTGGTGCTGGCCAGTGGCGGTTGTGCATTCCTGTCGCGCGCGTTGGGCACCAATGTCGATACTGGTGACGGCGCGCTGATGGCCGCCGAGGTGGGCGCGCGCTTCTCCGGGATGGAATTCTCCAATGCCTACGCGATCGTGCCGAAGGGCTCGACCATCACCAAGACCGCCTACTACGGCTACGCGACGTTCTTCCACGAGGACGGACAGGTGCTCGAGGGCGCAGGATCCACGAAAGGCCGATCGGTGATCGCCCGAACCCTGTTGTCGGAGAAAGTATTCGCCCAACTCGACCGCGCCGACCGGACGGTGCAGACGCAGATGCGGCTCGGGCAGCCCAACTTCTTTCTGCAGTTCGATCGGCGCGGTATCAATCCGTTCACCGATCGTTTCGAGGTCGATCTGCTCGCCGAGGGCACCGTGCGCGGAACCGGCGGTATCGATATCGTGGACGACGACTGCGCGACCACGGTGCCCGGTCTGTTCGCGGCGGGCGACGCGGCGACCAGGGAACGCATCTGCGGTGGTTTCACCGGTGGCGGCAGCCACAATTCGGCATGGGCGATGTCGTCGGGGAGTTGGGCCGGTGCGGGGGCGGCACGGTTCGCGCTCGGCTCGTCTCGGCCGGACGATGCCGCTCTGCGCGGCGCGGGACGAACCGGCTTGCGGCCCAGTGACTCCCCCACGCTCGATACCGCCGAAGTTGTCGAGGCCGCGCAGGCCGAGCTGATTCCGTTCCAGAAGAACTACCTGCGCCACGGCGAGCGACTGCGGCCCGCACTCGATGCACTCGACACGCTCTGGGAGCGCGCAGGTAAGGAGCTCGGTGGCCGCACCGGTGACGATCGCATCCGGGCCAGGCAGGCCGCCGCCATCACCGCGGTCGGTCGGCTCATGTACGAATCGACTTTGGCGCGCACCGAGACTCGCGGTATGAGCAAGCGCGCAGACCATCCGGAACAGGATCCGGCGCAGCGCCACCACATTCTGTCCGGCGGTCTCGACGCCGTGTGGACCAAGACCGCCGAGGTCGCGTCATGA
- a CDS encoding TetR/AcrR family transcriptional regulator, giving the protein MATTPRARARAQTMNDIVRIGREHLATDGAAALSLRAVARDLGVVSSAVYRYVRSRDELLTLLVIDGYNALGDAVDAALADAPDDPIEGLRIVGRTVRGWALAEPARYGLLFGTPVPGYDAPSEETTVPGTRVIATMQTLFARAYREDMLTAPVKERPLSSALAANFADIRAAFDHDLPDWLVARGITMWVGVFGAVTFDVFDQYGTDTFTDRAELFELQLDGLLEQLGYRD; this is encoded by the coding sequence ATGGCGACGACACCACGTGCCCGGGCCAGGGCCCAGACCATGAACGATATCGTCCGGATCGGCCGCGAACATCTGGCCACCGATGGCGCGGCGGCCCTCTCGCTGCGCGCGGTCGCCCGCGATCTCGGTGTGGTGTCGTCGGCGGTATACCGCTACGTCCGCAGCCGCGATGAACTGCTTACACTGCTCGTGATCGACGGCTACAACGCACTCGGCGACGCGGTCGATGCGGCGCTGGCCGATGCCCCCGACGATCCGATCGAGGGCCTGCGCATCGTCGGCCGTACTGTCCGCGGTTGGGCACTTGCGGAACCGGCCCGCTACGGACTTTTATTCGGCACACCGGTGCCGGGCTACGACGCTCCCTCCGAGGAGACCACCGTCCCCGGCACGCGGGTCATCGCGACAATGCAAACCCTCTTCGCCCGCGCCTACCGCGAAGACATGCTCACCGCTCCGGTCAAGGAGCGCCCGTTATCCTCCGCGCTCGCAGCCAATTTCGCGGATATCAGAGCCGCATTCGACCACGACCTACCGGACTGGCTCGTCGCACGCGGCATCACCATGTGGGTCGGGGTGTTCGGCGCCGTAACCTTCGACGTCTTCGATCAGTACGGCACCGACACCTTCACCGACCGCGCCGAACTGTTCGAACTCCAACTCGACGGTCTCCTCGAACAACTCGGCTACCGCGATTAG